The Deltaproteobacteria bacterium genome window below encodes:
- a CDS encoding amidohydrolase family protein, with protein sequence MNRARSATLLAWLASACASTPAELVLVDATVHTGVDDGLAQAIAVRGGGIVAVGSNDDALRHVGPDTEVVSLHGAMIVPGLVDAHVHPVTGGVELGQCDLNEARTREALAATIRRCDETQAGAWLRGGGWDLTLFDDAHPRATDLDALVGDRPAYLGAADSHSAWVNTAALRAAGIDATTPDPPGGRIERGPDGAPTGTLREAAMALVERELPATTAAEREAGLRRALALAHGYGITALHEANATPEVLAAYVALAQRGELTARVVVALHIDPSRGPEQLAALRATRDALTADPAWLRASAIKIFADGVIESHTAALLEPYEGGADAGALALPALRLSAIVLEADRLGFDLHVHAIGDRAIRESLDALAQARASNPARERRDMIAHVQLVDPADLPRFAALGVIANLQPLWAYPDAYITDLTEPVLGPTRARWLYPFRSLAEHGARLVAGSDWSVSSMNPLRAMEVAVTRRDPDVDVGAAWIPQETIDVATILRAYTTTGAWALRLDHDSGTIEVGKRADLAVLDRNLLTIPATEIADTRVLATLVDGRVVHGAWAASEPRGRRRVGRGERI encoded by the coding sequence TTGAACCGTGCCCGGTCTGCGACGCTGCTCGCGTGGCTCGCGAGCGCCTGCGCGAGCACGCCGGCCGAGCTCGTGCTGGTCGACGCGACCGTCCATACCGGCGTCGACGACGGGCTCGCACAGGCAATCGCCGTGCGCGGCGGGGGCATCGTCGCGGTCGGCAGCAACGACGATGCACTGCGCCACGTCGGGCCCGACACCGAGGTGGTGTCGCTGCATGGCGCGATGATCGTGCCGGGCTTGGTCGACGCGCACGTGCATCCCGTGACCGGCGGGGTCGAGCTCGGACAGTGCGACCTCAACGAGGCGCGCACGCGCGAGGCCCTCGCGGCGACCATCCGCCGCTGCGACGAGACCCAGGCGGGCGCGTGGCTGCGCGGCGGTGGCTGGGACCTCACGCTGTTCGACGACGCCCACCCGCGTGCGACGGATCTCGACGCGCTGGTGGGCGATCGGCCGGCGTACCTCGGCGCCGCCGACAGCCACTCGGCGTGGGTGAACACCGCCGCGCTGCGTGCCGCGGGCATCGACGCCACGACCCCCGATCCGCCCGGCGGACGCATCGAGCGTGGCCCCGACGGTGCACCCACCGGCACGCTGCGCGAGGCCGCGATGGCGCTGGTCGAGCGCGAGCTCCCGGCGACGACGGCAGCCGAGCGCGAGGCGGGGCTGCGTCGCGCGCTCGCGTTGGCGCATGGTTACGGCATCACCGCGCTGCACGAGGCCAACGCGACCCCCGAGGTGCTCGCCGCCTACGTCGCGCTGGCGCAGCGCGGCGAGCTGACCGCCCGGGTCGTCGTCGCGCTGCACATCGATCCGAGCCGCGGCCCCGAGCAGCTCGCGGCGCTGCGGGCCACCCGTGATGCCCTCACCGCCGATCCCGCGTGGCTGCGTGCGAGCGCGATCAAGATCTTCGCCGACGGCGTGATCGAGTCGCACACCGCCGCGCTGCTCGAGCCCTACGAAGGTGGCGCCGATGCTGGCGCGCTCGCGCTGCCCGCCCTTCGCCTGAGCGCCATCGTGCTCGAGGCCGATCGACTGGGTTTCGACCTCCACGTGCACGCGATCGGCGATCGAGCGATCCGCGAAAGCCTCGATGCCCTCGCGCAGGCCCGCGCGAGCAACCCCGCCCGCGAGCGCCGCGACATGATCGCCCACGTGCAGCTGGTCGACCCCGCCGACCTGCCGCGCTTCGCCGCGCTCGGCGTCATCGCCAACCTGCAGCCGCTGTGGGCCTACCCCGACGCGTACATCACCGATCTCACCGAGCCCGTGCTCGGACCCACGCGCGCGCGGTGGCTGTATCCCTTCCGCAGCCTCGCCGAGCACGGTGCGCGCCTCGTCGCCGGCAGCGACTGGTCGGTGTCGTCGATGAACCCGCTGCGCGCCATGGAGGTCGCCGTCACCCGCCGCGATCCCGACGTCGACGTCGGTGCCGCATGGATCCCGCAGGAGACCATCGACGTCGCCACGATCCTGCGCGCGTACACGACGACCGGCGCGTGGGCGCTGCGCCTCGACCACGACAGCGGCACGATCGAGGTCGGCAAGCGAGCCGACCTCGCAGTGCTCGACCGGAACCTGCTGACGATCCCCGCGACCGAGATCGCCGACACGCGCGTGCTCGCAACGCTCGTCGACGGTCGCGTCGTCCACGGCGCGTGGGCAGCGAGCGAACCGCGTGGGCGGAGAAGAGTTGGTCGGGGCGAGAGGATTTGA
- a CDS encoding sigma-70 family RNA polymerase sigma factor — translation MARDPQAEAARTAALADLEREIQALVQAGSVAAAATRAVEGYGPELLGYLFAVAKNHDDAEEMFSELCEKLWRNLAAFRWDSSFRTWAYAIARNLVREGWRQGQRQGRVVALSSAPEVAQKVQAIRTTTVAYMRTETKKRLELLRAMLDEDDRTLLVLRVDRRMSWRDIAAVMADARELALGGGDLDKFAAKLRKRFERVKERLRAKLAPEALDDDEPSAP, via the coding sequence ATGGCACGAGACCCCCAAGCCGAGGCCGCGCGCACGGCCGCGCTGGCGGACCTCGAGCGGGAGATCCAGGCACTCGTCCAGGCCGGTAGCGTCGCGGCCGCGGCGACCCGCGCGGTCGAGGGCTACGGCCCCGAGCTGCTGGGCTACCTCTTCGCGGTGGCGAAGAACCACGACGATGCCGAGGAGATGTTCAGCGAGCTGTGCGAGAAGCTGTGGCGCAACCTCGCCGCGTTCCGCTGGGACTCGAGCTTCCGCACCTGGGCCTACGCGATCGCCCGCAACCTCGTGCGCGAGGGCTGGCGGCAGGGCCAGCGACAGGGTCGGGTGGTCGCGCTCTCGAGTGCCCCCGAGGTCGCGCAGAAGGTCCAGGCGATCCGCACCACGACGGTCGCGTACATGCGCACCGAGACCAAGAAGCGCCTCGAGCTGCTGCGCGCCATGCTCGACGAAGACGACCGCACGCTGTTGGTGCTCCGCGTCGACCGCCGCATGTCGTGGCGCGACATTGCAGCCGTGATGGCCGACGCCCGCGAACTCGCGCTCGGTGGTGGCGACCTCGACAAGTTCGCCGCCAAGCTGCGCAAGCGTTTCGAGCGGGTCAAGGAACGCCTGCGCGCCAAGCTGGCCCCCGAGGCACTGGACGACGACGAGCCCAGCGCGCCGTGA
- a CDS encoding protein kinase: MSADDPGLPSTLPGATRSLPPDSFSDVDSDIGEWVRDLVPEGLGPLAIPPTALTPGQRIGVHFEVRARLGEGGMGVVYLARDDRLDREVAIKLVGRRSDRATARLAREAQAMAQLSHPNVLVVHEVGEHAGSVYIAMEFVDGPTLRAWQEQRARTWQALLEVYLQAARGLAAAHHAGLVHRDFKPDNVLVGRDGRVRVADFGLARAHHDTVSSADISSDTSSSRPRRPELAVLTRTDAVLGTPAYMAPEQHGRGSVTPAVDQFAFGVALHEALWGQRPFGDMPNWLASDADLVTPTDLRGTPRWLRRLVRHMLAIDPRARLPDMDAVVATMERGVRRTGRRGWVVGGVAVVGLTAAVGIGVGLTSRPDPCGDAKVRAAQVWDGQLRERVEQAFAGDGVSAHEGWLRVRGEIDAWFDGWVAARRASCEATRVHGSQSEALLDRSRACFDARIGSLQTTLEFLADNAEARGRLARLVDDVPSFEACSDAEYLLARVPPPADPEVRRTLEALGAAIDTASLEIDIGRRDDASARLEVVAREAEAIGWAPLLARLEQQRARIDFEHGDHARAQTRLHRAYFASRAVGDDEHAAPLASMLGYLAGVMHSDRAAAEIWLDHAAADIERGAAAPELADSVATTRSQVLQRAGANDEAVTVMRTALERGHEAPLESFQGTQLHIELAAALDASGRHAEALAEYDEIIARLERIYGAGHPQLAQAYNNRGLCHYLLHRFDAAITDLQTAITFAGDTVRGYEAAAPQLNLGLAFAAAGRLDEAIPPLERARDIYVATPDAGADEALALNALGWVELRRGRFATAAALHREALAKQRTALPADHPELAVTLAQLGEAERASGMLEPATASLREAIALADRQPAVPPSARAEYVAALARVDLEAGRTDDASTHASEVIALAAADPAVGPRDRGRAEFVLAQLHALHGHADAAVAAAVRAREAFRDDDTNRDDARAVERWLAAHGGP; encoded by the coding sequence GTGAGCGCCGACGACCCGGGTCTGCCCTCGACGCTGCCCGGCGCGACCCGGTCACTCCCGCCCGACAGCTTCTCGGACGTCGACAGCGACATCGGCGAGTGGGTCCGCGATCTCGTGCCCGAGGGGCTCGGACCGCTCGCGATCCCGCCGACCGCGTTGACGCCCGGCCAGCGCATCGGCGTCCACTTCGAGGTGCGCGCGCGCCTCGGTGAGGGCGGCATGGGCGTGGTCTACCTGGCGCGCGACGACAGGCTCGATCGCGAGGTCGCGATCAAGCTGGTCGGCCGTCGCAGCGATCGCGCGACCGCCCGGCTGGCGCGCGAGGCCCAGGCGATGGCGCAGCTCAGCCATCCCAACGTGCTGGTCGTGCACGAGGTCGGCGAGCACGCCGGCTCGGTGTACATCGCGATGGAGTTCGTCGATGGCCCGACCCTGCGCGCGTGGCAGGAGCAACGCGCGCGCACCTGGCAGGCCCTGCTCGAGGTCTATCTGCAGGCCGCCCGCGGGCTCGCGGCCGCCCACCACGCCGGGCTCGTCCACCGCGACTTCAAGCCCGACAACGTGCTGGTGGGTCGCGACGGTCGCGTGCGCGTGGCGGACTTCGGGCTCGCGCGCGCGCACCACGACACCGTGTCGAGCGCGGACATCTCCAGCGACACATCGTCGTCGCGCCCGCGGCGGCCCGAGCTCGCGGTGCTCACCCGCACCGATGCCGTGCTCGGCACGCCCGCGTACATGGCCCCGGAGCAGCACGGCCGCGGCTCCGTGACCCCCGCGGTCGATCAGTTCGCGTTCGGCGTCGCGTTGCACGAGGCGCTGTGGGGCCAGCGGCCGTTCGGCGACATGCCCAACTGGCTCGCCAGCGACGCCGACCTCGTGACACCCACCGACCTGCGCGGCACACCGCGATGGTTGCGACGCCTCGTCCGTCACATGCTCGCGATCGATCCGCGCGCGCGACTGCCCGACATGGACGCCGTGGTCGCGACCATGGAGCGCGGCGTGCGTCGCACCGGTCGACGGGGCTGGGTCGTCGGCGGCGTCGCGGTGGTCGGCCTCACCGCCGCGGTCGGCATCGGCGTGGGCCTGACCTCGCGCCCGGATCCCTGCGGCGACGCCAAGGTTCGCGCCGCACAGGTGTGGGACGGGCAGCTGCGCGAACGCGTCGAGCAGGCGTTCGCCGGCGACGGCGTGTCGGCCCACGAGGGCTGGCTGCGCGTGCGGGGCGAGATCGACGCGTGGTTCGACGGCTGGGTCGCTGCGCGACGGGCCTCGTGCGAGGCCACCCGCGTGCACGGCTCGCAGAGCGAGGCGCTGCTCGATCGCTCGCGCGCCTGCTTCGATGCGCGCATCGGCAGCCTGCAGACGACCCTCGAATTCCTCGCCGACAACGCCGAGGCCCGCGGCCGACTGGCGCGGCTCGTCGACGACGTGCCCAGCTTCGAGGCCTGCTCCGACGCCGAGTACCTGCTCGCCCGCGTGCCGCCGCCGGCCGATCCCGAGGTGCGGCGCACGCTCGAGGCGCTCGGCGCCGCAATCGACACCGCGTCACTCGAGATCGACATCGGCCGACGCGACGACGCCAGCGCCCGCCTCGAGGTCGTCGCGCGCGAGGCCGAAGCCATCGGCTGGGCGCCGCTGCTGGCGCGGCTCGAGCAGCAGCGCGCGCGCATCGACTTCGAGCACGGTGATCACGCGCGCGCGCAGACGCGACTGCACCGGGCCTACTTCGCGTCGCGGGCGGTCGGCGACGACGAGCACGCCGCGCCGCTCGCGAGCATGCTCGGCTACCTCGCGGGCGTGATGCACAGCGATCGCGCCGCCGCCGAGATCTGGCTCGACCACGCGGCCGCCGACATCGAGCGCGGCGCGGCGGCGCCCGAGCTGGCGGACTCGGTGGCGACCACCCGCTCGCAGGTACTGCAGCGCGCCGGCGCCAACGACGAGGCCGTGACGGTCATGCGCACGGCGCTCGAGCGCGGCCACGAGGCCCCGTTGGAGAGCTTCCAGGGCACGCAGCTGCACATCGAGCTGGCCGCGGCGCTCGACGCCAGCGGACGCCACGCCGAGGCGCTCGCCGAGTACGACGAGATCATCGCCCGACTCGAGCGCATCTACGGCGCGGGGCACCCCCAGCTCGCGCAGGCCTACAACAACCGCGGGCTGTGCCACTACCTGCTGCATCGCTTCGATGCCGCGATCACCGATCTCCAAACGGCGATCACGTTCGCCGGCGACACCGTGCGCGGCTACGAGGCCGCCGCGCCGCAGCTGAACCTGGGGCTGGCGTTCGCAGCTGCCGGCCGACTCGACGAGGCCATCCCGCCGCTCGAGCGGGCGCGCGACATCTACGTGGCGACCCCCGACGCCGGCGCCGACGAGGCGCTCGCCCTGAACGCGCTGGGCTGGGTCGAGCTGCGACGCGGTCGATTCGCGACCGCCGCCGCGCTGCACCGCGAGGCGCTCGCAAAGCAGCGCACCGCCCTGCCGGCGGATCACCCCGAGCTGGCCGTGACGCTCGCCCAACTCGGCGAGGCCGAGCGCGCGTCCGGCATGCTCGAGCCCGCCACCGCGAGCCTGCGCGAGGCCATCGCCCTCGCCGATCGCCAGCCCGCGGTGCCGCCGTCGGCGCGCGCCGAGTATGTCGCCGCGCTCGCGCGGGTCGACCTCGAGGCCGGCCGCACCGACGACGCGTCGACCCACGCGTCCGAGGTGATCGCGCTCGCCGCGGCCGACCCCGCCGTCGGTCCGCGTGATCGCGGTCGCGCCGAGTTCGTGCTGGCGCAGCTGCACGCGCTGCACGGGCACGCCGACGCAGCCGTCGCCGCCGCGGTGCGGGCCCGCGAGGCCTTCCGCGACGACGACACCAACCGCGACGACGCACGTGCGGTCGAGCGCTGGCTCGCCGCCCACGGTGGCCCGTAG
- a CDS encoding acyl-CoA dehydrogenase family protein gives MVDRSISFVRALCLGEIEQDVILPYPALADEERETLRAVVDSVDQLLAPHEADFRSWDHAGELPPSFVDELRSFGLFGLVIPEQHGGMGMHAAAYSRTLQQVARHDASVAVTIGAHSSIGMRGLLLYGTDAQKARWMPALASGEMIAAFCLTEPGAGSDAASIKTTAVKDGDDWILNGSKLWITNGGIASFFTVFAKTGGVDERGKLSGFIVTRDMPGVSVGPHEDKMGLRASSTTSVYFDNVRVTPDHLLGPEHGGFKVAMHILNNGRTGLGGGAVGASKRLIELAAKQAKTRQQFGRPIAEFGLVKQKLGQMAIDTYAAESVVNLVAGIIDQGYEEYAIEAAISKVFASEALWRTADEALQVAGGNGFMREYPYERVVRDARINRIFEGTNEVLRLFIALSAMNDVGTQLRELSSSLRGVFDDPIKGFGVMSAYALRRAALATGLGGGKRSFTKLEAPLGDAAAIFEQCTRALATATDRILRKHGKHIIGKQFASSRLANIMIDLFVLASVMSRVNASVLAKGAAGSARELEILHAFMHQARRRIDDALARVDDNDDETIKSLADFVVEQEKFPWDNL, from the coding sequence ATGGTCGACCGCAGCATCAGCTTCGTACGCGCATTGTGTCTGGGTGAGATCGAGCAGGACGTGATCCTCCCCTACCCCGCGCTCGCCGACGAGGAGCGCGAGACGCTGCGCGCGGTGGTCGACTCGGTCGACCAGCTGCTCGCGCCCCACGAGGCCGACTTCCGCAGCTGGGACCACGCCGGCGAGCTGCCGCCCTCATTCGTCGACGAGCTGCGCAGCTTCGGGCTGTTCGGGCTCGTGATCCCCGAGCAGCACGGTGGCATGGGCATGCACGCCGCCGCCTACTCGCGCACGCTGCAGCAGGTCGCACGCCACGACGCATCGGTGGCGGTGACGATCGGCGCGCACAGCTCGATCGGCATGCGCGGCCTGCTGCTCTACGGCACCGACGCGCAGAAGGCCCGCTGGATGCCCGCGCTGGCCTCGGGCGAGATGATCGCCGCGTTCTGCCTGACCGAGCCCGGCGCCGGCTCGGATGCCGCCTCGATCAAGACCACCGCGGTCAAGGACGGCGACGACTGGATCCTGAACGGCAGCAAGCTCTGGATCACCAACGGCGGCATCGCCAGCTTCTTCACGGTGTTCGCCAAGACCGGCGGCGTCGACGAGCGCGGCAAGCTGTCGGGCTTCATCGTCACGCGCGACATGCCGGGCGTCAGCGTCGGCCCGCACGAGGACAAGATGGGCCTGCGCGCGAGCTCGACGACCAGCGTGTACTTCGACAACGTGCGCGTCACCCCCGATCACCTGCTCGGCCCCGAGCACGGCGGCTTCAAGGTCGCGATGCACATCCTCAACAACGGTCGCACCGGCCTGGGCGGCGGCGCGGTCGGGGCCAGCAAGCGACTCATCGAGCTCGCGGCCAAGCAGGCCAAGACCCGCCAGCAGTTCGGGCGACCGATCGCCGAGTTCGGCCTGGTCAAGCAGAAGCTGGGCCAGATGGCGATCGATACCTACGCCGCCGAGTCGGTGGTGAACCTGGTCGCCGGCATCATCGATCAGGGCTACGAGGAGTATGCAATCGAGGCTGCGATCTCCAAGGTGTTCGCCAGCGAGGCGCTGTGGCGCACCGCCGACGAGGCGCTGCAGGTCGCCGGCGGCAACGGCTTCATGCGCGAGTACCCCTACGAGCGGGTGGTCCGCGACGCCCGCATCAACCGCATCTTCGAGGGCACCAACGAGGTGCTGCGACTGTTCATCGCGCTGTCGGCGATGAACGACGTCGGCACCCAGCTGCGCGAGCTCTCGAGCAGCCTGCGCGGCGTGTTCGACGATCCCATCAAGGGCTTCGGCGTGATGTCGGCCTACGCACTGCGTCGCGCCGCGCTCGCGACCGGCCTGGGCGGCGGCAAGCGCAGCTTCACCAAGCTCGAGGCGCCGCTCGGCGACGCCGCGGCCATCTTCGAGCAGTGCACCCGCGCGCTCGCGACCGCGACCGATCGGATCCTGCGCAAGCACGGCAAGCACATCATCGGCAAGCAGTTCGCCTCGAGCCGGCTGGCCAACATCATGATCGATCTCTTCGTGCTGGCATCGGTGATGAGCCGCGTCAACGCCTCGGTGCTGGCCAAGGGCGCCGCCGGGTCCGCGCGCGAGCTGGAGATCCTGCACGCCTTCATGCACCAGGCCCGCCGCCGCATCGACGACGCACTGGCACGGGTCGACGACAACGACGACGAGACCATCAAGTCGCTCGCCGACTTCGTGGTCGAGCAGGAGAAGTTCCCCTGGGACAACCTCTAG